The proteins below come from a single Arthrobacter sp. B1I2 genomic window:
- a CDS encoding ABC transporter substrate-binding protein: MNATPEQRRSFSRRGFLGLTAAAASVPLLAACGGGSASQGGGGGTGGTVKFWDMPWATPAYNDAAKGIAEGFSGANGAKASYQIIQWNNFYQTFSSAIASKTGPAVSTGGGFQAFQFEQQGQIAYADKVIEKLKSNGQFDDFLPGVLDPFKSDKGYVAVPWQLDMRVFWYRKSLFEKANVALPTDWPSLLEAGKALKKVGAFGFTTGAGAGNNYANHSMIMMMVNNGGGVFNKDGELDLLNDRNVEAMEFVLELVSNGIVDPAAVSYTTDNMSAQWKDGKAGYGLFQVNVPQRVGDTSGDLLVADPIKGPHGDKATIVFPNNIMMYTNTPSQEASEEFLVYYLGQLKQLWQKKLMSALPVFKSITEIPEFADDPNNVKIVKDWQPIAKTFAAQGSKLNANLAALDGGQALNQFSQTIITGKADAKTALQTFQSGLESVLKK; this comes from the coding sequence ATGAACGCAACTCCTGAACAGCGCCGCTCCTTCTCACGGCGCGGTTTCCTTGGCCTGACAGCTGCCGCTGCTTCCGTGCCGCTGCTTGCCGCTTGCGGCGGCGGCTCCGCCAGCCAGGGCGGCGGCGGAGGTACGGGCGGCACCGTCAAGTTCTGGGATATGCCCTGGGCAACGCCCGCGTACAACGACGCCGCCAAGGGCATCGCGGAAGGTTTCTCGGGTGCCAACGGTGCCAAGGCGAGCTACCAGATCATCCAGTGGAACAACTTCTACCAGACCTTCTCCTCCGCGATCGCCTCAAAGACGGGCCCGGCTGTCTCCACGGGCGGCGGCTTCCAGGCGTTCCAGTTCGAGCAGCAGGGCCAGATCGCGTATGCGGACAAAGTGATCGAGAAGCTGAAGTCGAACGGCCAGTTCGACGACTTCCTCCCTGGCGTGCTGGATCCGTTCAAGTCGGACAAGGGCTACGTGGCGGTCCCCTGGCAGCTGGACATGCGCGTCTTCTGGTACCGCAAGTCGCTGTTTGAGAAGGCAAACGTCGCCCTGCCCACGGACTGGCCGTCTCTGCTGGAAGCAGGCAAGGCCCTGAAGAAGGTGGGCGCGTTCGGCTTCACTACCGGCGCGGGCGCGGGCAACAACTACGCCAACCACTCCATGATCATGATGATGGTCAATAACGGCGGCGGCGTCTTCAACAAGGACGGCGAGCTGGACCTGCTGAACGACCGCAACGTCGAGGCCATGGAGTTCGTCCTGGAGCTTGTGTCCAACGGCATCGTCGATCCCGCCGCGGTCAGCTACACCACGGACAACATGTCGGCGCAGTGGAAGGACGGGAAGGCAGGCTACGGCCTGTTCCAGGTGAACGTCCCGCAGCGCGTTGGCGACACCTCGGGCGACCTCCTGGTGGCTGATCCCATCAAGGGTCCGCACGGGGACAAGGCCACCATCGTCTTCCCCAACAACATCATGATGTACACCAACACCCCGTCCCAGGAGGCGTCGGAGGAATTCCTGGTGTACTACCTGGGCCAGCTCAAGCAGCTGTGGCAGAAGAAGCTGATGTCCGCCCTCCCGGTCTTCAAGTCCATCACGGAGATCCCCGAGTTCGCGGACGACCCCAACAACGTCAAGATCGTCAAGGACTGGCAGCCCATCGCCAAGACCTTCGCCGCCCAGGGCAGCAAGCTCAACGCCAACCTCGCCGCCCTCGACGGCGGACAGGCCCTGAACCAGTTCAGCCAGACAATCATCACCGGGAAGGCAGACGCCAAGACAGCGCTGCAGACCTTCCAGTCCGGCCTCGAATCCGTCCTGAAGAAGTAA
- a CDS encoding carbohydrate ABC transporter permease — MSSTTAQSGLSRARRGVAPGGSGTGAGKRKSKLSAQTTRTFFWLLLPSVVLLVLIHGYPLIYAAVQATHDGNLLQTGNFVGGENFATVLTSPAFWKAAQFTLWFTIVGVFGSWLVGLGLALLLRTRIPGAGTFKVLLLLPWVVPIVVSSTAWNWLVATPDSLIPSLFRNLGMGTPLFLADPNLASITVMVFKVWVSFPFMMMMISAALASVDTTVYEAASMDGASRWQQFTQITLPLIARSTYISWILMTIFCVNDFPTIYLLTGGGPVNATTSLVVLAYRTVFQDFATGPGVAIAFLMTMTLVVISVILYRQIRKSSVE, encoded by the coding sequence ATGTCCTCCACCACTGCCCAGTCCGGGCTGTCCCGGGCCCGCCGCGGGGTTGCCCCCGGCGGGTCCGGGACCGGCGCCGGCAAACGCAAGAGCAAGCTCTCCGCGCAGACCACCAGGACGTTCTTCTGGCTCCTGCTCCCCTCCGTGGTCCTGCTTGTCCTGATCCACGGCTACCCGTTGATCTACGCGGCCGTCCAGGCCACCCACGACGGAAACCTGCTCCAGACCGGCAACTTCGTGGGCGGAGAGAACTTCGCCACTGTCCTGACCTCCCCGGCGTTCTGGAAAGCCGCCCAGTTCACGCTCTGGTTCACCATCGTGGGCGTCTTCGGATCCTGGCTCGTCGGGCTTGGCCTGGCCCTGCTCCTGCGCACCAGGATCCCGGGCGCCGGCACCTTCAAGGTCCTGCTGCTCCTGCCCTGGGTGGTGCCGATCGTGGTGTCCTCCACCGCCTGGAACTGGCTGGTGGCCACCCCGGACAGCCTTATCCCGTCGCTGTTCCGCAACCTCGGCATGGGCACCCCGCTGTTCCTGGCGGACCCCAACCTCGCCTCCATCACCGTCATGGTGTTCAAGGTCTGGGTCAGCTTCCCCTTCATGATGATGATGATCTCCGCCGCCCTGGCGTCGGTGGACACCACCGTTTATGAGGCGGCCAGCATGGACGGGGCCAGCCGCTGGCAGCAGTTCACCCAAATCACGCTGCCGCTGATTGCCCGCTCCACCTACATCAGCTGGATCCTGATGACCATCTTCTGCGTCAACGACTTCCCCACCATCTACCTGCTCACTGGTGGTGGACCGGTCAACGCCACCACCTCCCTGGTGGTCCTGGCCTACCGGACCGTCTTCCAGGACTTCGCCACCGGCCCCGGCGTGGCCATCGCCTTCCTCATGACCATGACCCTGGTGGTCATCTCGGTCATCCTGTACCGCCAGATCCGAAAGTCGAGCGTCGAATAA
- a CDS encoding carbohydrate ABC transporter permease, with the protein MSAVLHAHPESGPTLGIEAGKRRPVLSEAGQRGRWWRFAAILIITGIVLVPIMVTVLLAVTPGPNSTATGLTLENLSNVFSKTLAATWLKNSLVTTLSTVVVSVAVAAPAGYVLSRGRSKAVSGYSLLLFVMQSLPIITSVVPLFILFAGMGLVDNLLGLTIIYVGSTMTVATWMMAAYFDSIPISLEEASWIDGCSVFGSFTKVVLRNSLPGVLSTAIFAFLLAWNDYLVAIVFLRSNEIFTLPMGVQSFFQQNATDWTSVMALAVVMMLPPVIVFATLNKYFSVGGIGGSLAGR; encoded by the coding sequence ATGAGCGCAGTACTGCACGCCCATCCCGAATCCGGCCCCACGCTCGGCATCGAGGCCGGCAAACGCCGCCCGGTCCTCTCCGAGGCCGGCCAGCGCGGCCGCTGGTGGCGCTTCGCCGCGATCCTCATCATCACCGGGATCGTGCTGGTTCCCATCATGGTCACCGTGCTGCTGGCTGTCACGCCCGGGCCCAACAGCACCGCCACCGGCCTGACCTTGGAGAACCTCAGCAACGTGTTCTCCAAGACGCTCGCCGCCACATGGCTGAAGAACAGCCTGGTCACCACGCTCTCCACCGTTGTGGTCTCAGTGGCTGTGGCCGCGCCCGCAGGCTACGTCCTCTCCCGGGGCCGCAGCAAGGCGGTTTCCGGATACTCGCTGCTGCTGTTCGTCATGCAGTCCCTGCCCATCATCACCTCGGTGGTGCCGCTGTTCATCCTGTTCGCCGGCATGGGCCTGGTGGACAACCTCCTGGGCCTGACCATCATCTACGTCGGCTCCACCATGACGGTTGCCACCTGGATGATGGCAGCGTACTTCGACTCCATCCCCATCAGCCTGGAGGAGGCATCCTGGATTGACGGCTGCTCCGTTTTCGGGTCCTTCACCAAGGTGGTCCTCCGGAATTCCCTCCCGGGCGTCCTCTCCACCGCGATCTTTGCCTTCCTCCTGGCCTGGAACGACTACCTGGTGGCCATCGTGTTCCTGCGCTCGAATGAAATCTTCACCCTTCCCATGGGCGTGCAGTCCTTCTTCCAGCAGAATGCGACGGACTGGACCTCCGTCATGGCCCTGGCCGTGGTCATGATGCTCCCGCCCGTCATCGTCTTCGCCACCCTGAACAAGTACTTCAGCGTCGGCGGCATCGGCGGCTCGCTCGCCGGCCGCTGA
- a CDS encoding sugar phosphate isomerase/epimerase family protein has translation MSYSLQLYTVRNAISEDLPGTIKRVAEIGFTQVEPYNFVATAKELGAALKENGLTAPSGHAPLMSQDQDEIFAAAKELGITTVIDPFLPAEHWQKAEDIQATAEKLNAAAKKGAEYGIRVGYHNHAWELESTVEGRTALEYFESLLDPELVLEVDTYWAAVGGQDPVELLTRLGDRVKFIHIKDGPLNKDNKAQQPAGQGKVPVMDVIAAAKSLEVGVVEFDDYAGDIFEGINESLSFLNAAGEGVKA, from the coding sequence ATGTCCTACTCACTGCAGCTTTACACCGTCCGCAACGCCATCTCCGAGGATCTTCCGGGGACCATCAAGAGGGTGGCGGAGATCGGCTTCACCCAGGTTGAGCCGTACAACTTTGTGGCCACGGCCAAGGAACTGGGCGCGGCCCTGAAGGAGAACGGCCTCACTGCACCGTCCGGCCACGCGCCCCTGATGAGCCAGGACCAGGACGAGATCTTCGCGGCGGCCAAGGAGCTGGGCATCACCACCGTCATCGATCCGTTCCTGCCCGCCGAGCACTGGCAGAAGGCCGAGGACATCCAGGCCACGGCGGAGAAGCTTAATGCCGCCGCGAAAAAAGGCGCGGAGTACGGCATCCGCGTGGGCTACCACAACCACGCCTGGGAACTGGAGTCCACCGTCGAGGGACGCACGGCCCTGGAGTACTTCGAGTCCCTCCTGGATCCGGAACTGGTCCTGGAAGTTGATACGTACTGGGCAGCCGTCGGCGGCCAGGACCCCGTGGAGCTCCTGACCAGGCTGGGCGACCGCGTAAAATTCATCCACATCAAGGATGGCCCCCTGAACAAGGACAACAAGGCCCAGCAGCCGGCCGGCCAGGGCAAGGTGCCGGTCATGGACGTCATCGCCGCGGCAAAGTCGCTGGAGGTGGGCGTGGTGGAGTTCGATGACTACGCCGGCGACATCTTCGAGGGCATCAACGAGAGCCTGTCCTTCCTCAACGCTGCAGGCGAAGGAGTCAAGGCATGA
- a CDS encoding Gfo/Idh/MocA family protein, with the protein MSTTASRRGPVGVGVIGAGVISKQYLDNLTAFPDLKVHVIADLFEDAAEARAKEYGVPEWGGVDKALNHPDVEIIVNLTIPAAHVEVATAAVNAGKHVWTEKPFSLDRESGLGLLKTADAAGIRLGCAPDTFLGAGLQTALRLIRRGDIGTPLTAMTMFQTPGPEAWHPNPAFLFQHGAGPLFDMGPYYLTTLVQAFGSIRKVAAVGSKAKDVRVIGSGPKAGEEFTVEVPTHVSAMAQFESGASSHSVFSFESPRTRMGFVEITGTEATISLPDPNYFTGDIKLWRAGDEDWTTVPATGPANGRGMGVLDMARSLRAGTAHRATGELAYHVLDTMVSISESIGSGTFVDVESSAPASPALPEDWAPETATL; encoded by the coding sequence ATGAGCACCACAGCTTCCCGCAGGGGCCCGGTGGGCGTTGGCGTCATCGGCGCCGGCGTGATCAGCAAGCAGTACCTGGACAACCTCACCGCGTTCCCGGACCTGAAAGTCCATGTCATCGCAGACCTGTTCGAGGACGCCGCCGAGGCCCGCGCCAAGGAATACGGCGTCCCGGAGTGGGGCGGGGTGGACAAGGCACTGAACCATCCCGACGTCGAAATCATCGTCAACCTCACCATTCCAGCCGCCCACGTGGAGGTGGCCACCGCCGCCGTCAACGCCGGCAAGCACGTGTGGACGGAAAAGCCGTTTTCGCTGGACCGCGAATCCGGGCTGGGCCTGCTCAAGACGGCCGACGCCGCCGGCATCCGCCTGGGCTGCGCCCCGGACACCTTCCTTGGCGCCGGCCTGCAGACCGCGCTGCGGCTCATCCGGCGCGGCGACATCGGCACCCCCCTGACCGCCATGACCATGTTCCAGACCCCAGGCCCGGAGGCCTGGCACCCCAACCCGGCCTTCCTCTTCCAGCACGGCGCCGGCCCGTTGTTCGACATGGGTCCGTACTACCTCACCACCCTGGTCCAGGCCTTCGGTTCCATCCGCAAGGTGGCCGCCGTCGGTTCCAAGGCCAAGGACGTGCGGGTCATCGGCTCGGGACCCAAGGCCGGCGAGGAGTTCACCGTGGAGGTGCCCACCCACGTCTCCGCGATGGCGCAGTTCGAGTCCGGCGCCTCCTCGCACAGCGTTTTCTCCTTCGAATCCCCCCGGACCCGCATGGGCTTCGTGGAAATCACCGGCACCGAAGCCACCATCTCGCTCCCGGACCCCAACTACTTCACAGGCGACATCAAGCTCTGGCGTGCCGGCGACGAGGACTGGACCACCGTTCCAGCCACCGGGCCCGCCAACGGCCGCGGCATGGGTGTGCTGGACATGGCACGCTCCCTGCGGGCAGGAACAGCCCACAGGGCCACCGGCGAGCTCGCCTACCACGTCCTGGACACGATGGTCTCCATCTCGGAGTCCATCGGCTCCGGCACGTTCGTCGACGTCGAAAGCTCGGCCCCGGCATCCCCGGCCCTCCCCGAGGACTGGGCCCCGGAAACCGCCACCCTCTAA
- a CDS encoding Gfo/Idh/MocA family protein → MTAPAHPSEPPADPEASRPLGVAAIGYAFMGKAHSNAWRNVASFFDVPAFEQKVLVGRDAGAVAGAAAKYGWAESATDWRTVITRDDIDIVDICAPGWMHAEIAVAALEAGKHVLVEKPLANTLAEAELMTAAAAKARANGVKSMIGFNYRRVPALALARELIAEGRLGTVRHVRAAYLQDWLADAQAPMTWRLRKETAGSGALGDIASHAIDQVLFLLGDQVTEVSGRLNTFVPRRPGADGTEDVTVDDAAWATLSLTSGAIASVEVSRVATGRKNSLQIEVYGDKGSILFDLENLNELGFLDATAPVREQGFRRILVNEPEHPYLDAWWPQGHIIGWEHTFTHQVRDFLLAIKDGTQPSPSFEEGLNVQYVLDAVEESAANKSTLTVVRH, encoded by the coding sequence ATGACCGCACCCGCACACCCGTCCGAACCTCCGGCCGATCCGGAGGCCTCCCGCCCGCTGGGCGTGGCCGCCATCGGCTACGCCTTCATGGGCAAGGCCCACTCCAACGCGTGGCGGAATGTGGCCAGCTTCTTCGACGTCCCGGCCTTCGAACAGAAAGTCCTCGTTGGCCGGGACGCCGGCGCCGTTGCCGGGGCTGCAGCCAAATACGGCTGGGCCGAATCAGCCACGGACTGGCGCACGGTGATCACCCGCGATGACATCGACATCGTGGACATCTGCGCCCCGGGCTGGATGCACGCGGAGATCGCCGTCGCCGCCCTCGAGGCCGGCAAGCACGTCCTGGTGGAAAAACCGCTGGCCAACACCCTGGCCGAGGCCGAACTCATGACCGCCGCCGCGGCCAAGGCCCGGGCCAACGGCGTGAAGTCGATGATCGGCTTCAACTACCGCCGCGTCCCAGCCCTGGCCCTGGCCCGGGAACTGATCGCCGAGGGCCGCCTGGGCACGGTCCGGCACGTCCGCGCCGCTTACCTGCAGGACTGGCTCGCCGACGCCCAGGCCCCCATGACCTGGCGGCTGCGGAAGGAAACCGCGGGCTCCGGCGCGCTCGGGGACATCGCCAGCCACGCCATCGACCAGGTCCTATTCCTCCTGGGTGACCAGGTCACCGAGGTCAGCGGCCGCCTCAACACCTTCGTGCCCCGCCGCCCCGGCGCGGACGGCACGGAAGACGTAACGGTCGACGACGCCGCCTGGGCCACGCTGTCCCTCACCTCCGGGGCCATCGCCTCAGTCGAAGTCTCCCGGGTGGCCACCGGCCGGAAGAACTCCCTCCAGATCGAGGTCTATGGCGACAAGGGCAGCATCCTCTTCGACCTGGAAAACCTGAACGAACTCGGATTCCTGGACGCCACCGCCCCGGTCCGTGAGCAGGGTTTCCGCCGGATCCTGGTCAATGAACCCGAGCACCCCTACCTGGACGCGTGGTGGCCGCAGGGCCACATCATCGGCTGGGAACACACGTTCACCCACCAGGTCCGCGACTTCCTGCTGGCCATCAAGGACGGAACCCAGCCCTCGCCGTCGTTCGAAGAAGGACTGAACGTCCAGTACGTCCTGGACGCCGTGGAGGAATCCGCCGCCAACAAAAGCACCCTCACCGTCGTCCGCCACTAA
- a CDS encoding sugar phosphate isomerase/epimerase family protein produces the protein MPRPFTLFTGQWADLPFEEVAKLASGWGYDGLEIAVSGDHLDAWRWDEPGYVESKLEILDKYNLKVWAISNHLKGQAVCDDPIDFRHQAIVGSKVWGDGDPEGVRTRAAEEMKHTARLAKALGVDTVVGFTGSSIWQYVAMFPPVPEKVIDAGYQDFADRWNPILDVFDECGVRFAHEVHPSEIAYDYWTTVRTLEAIGHREAFGLNWDPSHMMWQGIDPVSFIWDFKDRIYHVDCKDTKIRQTGRNTVLGSHLPWGDPRRGWDFVSAGRGDVPWEASFRALAAIGYNGPISVEWEDAGMDRLHGAPEALAALKKYDFPASQTSFDAAFSSKD, from the coding sequence ATGCCCCGCCCCTTCACCCTGTTCACCGGCCAGTGGGCCGATCTCCCCTTCGAAGAAGTCGCCAAGCTCGCCTCCGGCTGGGGCTACGACGGCCTGGAAATCGCCGTCTCCGGCGACCACCTGGACGCCTGGCGCTGGGACGAACCCGGCTACGTCGAGTCCAAACTCGAAATACTGGACAAGTACAACCTCAAAGTCTGGGCCATCTCCAACCACCTCAAGGGCCAGGCCGTCTGCGATGACCCCATCGACTTCCGCCACCAGGCCATCGTCGGTTCCAAAGTCTGGGGCGACGGCGACCCCGAAGGCGTCCGCACCCGTGCCGCGGAGGAAATGAAGCACACCGCACGGCTGGCCAAAGCACTCGGCGTGGACACCGTCGTCGGGTTCACCGGCTCCTCCATCTGGCAGTACGTGGCCATGTTCCCGCCCGTCCCCGAAAAGGTCATCGATGCCGGCTACCAGGACTTCGCGGACCGCTGGAACCCCATCCTGGACGTCTTCGACGAATGCGGCGTCCGCTTCGCCCACGAAGTCCACCCCTCCGAGATCGCCTACGACTACTGGACCACCGTCCGCACCCTCGAAGCCATCGGCCACCGCGAAGCCTTCGGGCTGAACTGGGACCCGTCCCACATGATGTGGCAGGGCATCGACCCCGTCTCCTTCATCTGGGACTTCAAGGACCGGATCTACCACGTGGACTGCAAAGACACCAAGATCCGCCAGACCGGCCGCAACACCGTCCTGGGCTCCCACCTGCCCTGGGGCGACCCCCGCCGCGGCTGGGACTTCGTCTCCGCCGGACGCGGCGACGTCCCCTGGGAAGCCTCCTTCCGCGCCCTTGCGGCCATCGGCTACAACGGCCCTATCAGCGTTGAATGGGAAGACGCCGGCATGGACCGTCTCCACGGCGCTCCCGAAGCCCTCGCCGCCCTGAAGAAGTACGACTTCCCCGCCTCCCAGACCAGCTTCGACGCCGCCTTCAGCAGCAAGGACTAG